A window of the Astyanax mexicanus isolate ESR-SI-001 chromosome 22, AstMex3_surface, whole genome shotgun sequence genome harbors these coding sequences:
- the LOC111196328 gene encoding uncharacterized protein LOC111196328 translates to MCPLDIESQTSTTSLPPLLTSPTHSLCLPPDTVLQPSTTLSIFPPIPLGPLTSTTHNIRLPPDAIPPITSTHSIVPSPDTMALTSPTRSISPPLYIATPATPTHSISSPLEPVPILSPTLEVDHDLDDHFMSDGIDVSDLLNVLRSQIDFGTCPSANLINVCRDDIMACAVRAFERPLFDPMKKIDIIFVDDWDMSEGAVDDGGPTREFSRLLMQAIKESSLFEGPENEKHLSLDSHGEYLAY, encoded by the exons ATGTGTCCTCTAGACATTGAGTCTCAGACCTCGACAACTTCACTGCCTCCCCTACTGACCTCCCCCACTCACAGTCTTTGCCTTCCTCCAGACACTGTACTCCAGCCCTCTACAACTCTTAGCATTTTCCCTCCTATACCCCTTGGGCCCCTCACCTCTACCACTCACAACATTCGCCTTCCTCCAGACGCTATACCACCCATCACCTCCACTCACAGTATAGTTCCTTCTCCAGACACTATGGCCCTGACCTCCCCCACTCGAAGCATTTCTCCTCCTCTGTACATTGCAACCCCAGCCACCCCCACTCACAGCATTTCCTCTCCTCTTGAGCCTGTACCCATCTTAAGTCCCACACTTGAGGTAGACCATGATCTGGATGATCACTTCATGTCAGATGG GATTGATGTTTCAGACCTTCTTAACGTTCTTAGGTCACAGATTGATTTTGGGACTTGTCCATCAGCCAACCTTATTAATGTTTGCCGTGATGACATCATGGCATGTGCAGTACGTGCTTTTGAACGGCCTTTGTTTGATCCAATGAAGAAGATTGATATTATATTTGTGGATGACTGGGACATGTCAGAGGGTGCTGTGGATGATGGAGGCCCAACCAGGGAGTTTTCACGACTGTTGATGCAGGCCATTAAAGAGAGCTCTCTTTTTGAGGGCCCAGAAAACGAAAAACATCTTTCATTAGACTCGCATGGTGAGTATTTAGcatattaa